In a single window of the Rhopalosiphum padi isolate XX-2018 chromosome 1, ASM2088224v1, whole genome shotgun sequence genome:
- the LOC132917193 gene encoding uncharacterized protein LOC132917193, translated as MFKYTIVIAAVVVVSASLANSVSANTSPTAANQYDPMFGAATAVHKNKQDHNGGGNLLESGLSGLFKSFNLKKVIKTALIVGAVVVLGAVAAAGAAGIAAIVTAVSAALPYFRLFFGGHKGHNGPKGGKSSDSEMDVISEFVLGAFNKYDSQHKA; from the exons ATGTTCAA GTACACGATCGTGATCGCAGCGGTGGTTGTCGTATCGGCGTCTCTGGCCAACTCCGTGTCGGCCAACACTTCCCCGACAGCGGCCAACCAATACGACCCTATGTTCGGCGCGGCCACAGCCGTCCACAAGAACAAGCAGGACCACAACGGCGGCGGAAACCTATTGGAGTCCGGTCTGTCCGGTCTGTTCAAGTCGTTCAATCTGAAGAAAGTCATCAAGACCGCCCTGATCGTCGGTGCGGTGGTCGTGTTGGGCGCAGTAGCCGCGGCCGGCGCCGCCGGTATCGCCGCCATCGTGACCGCGGTGAGCGCCGCGTTACCGTACTTCCGGCTGTTCTTCGGCGGCCACAAGGGCCACAACGGCCCCAAGGGCGGCAAGTCTTCCGATTCCGAGATGGACGTCATCAGCGAGTTCGTGTTGGGCGCGTTCAACAAATACGACAGTCAGCACAAGGCGTAA
- the LOC132918005 gene encoding uncharacterized protein LOC132918005 produces MYSYHSILLMSSMLILAVHTKSQDIKGPGISSCFFFGDRTEDDCGLSEVLITKVPQDCTSVIYTALYVALNYTITDPMGISNEFKVLDSMLESGKPVFTLYGHDNQSQWSEVLACESSNGGVNSLDEMKSLKDFFDKHPKIEGVILTNLQYDTSTSSEFPGYTENLKTYIEVMKKKFPKLVVGFHLIGAFLIDEFINPSGLKWLDITVIDAAVDFYAVSLEFFNPCTADFRNTGITPMNGSNTIYTLENLRDALQNLSFPKEKTYFKFRTGPVSPDDSKTVCDVTTAMMCVDPNVACDWCADTLLSYNEKGQYSKDNGEGFMVRYIDMDDPDNCCNCEKPYPAFHAMLDGFKGVSTKPCELLNRH; encoded by the exons atgtactcttACCATTCAATACTTTTAATGAGTAGTATGCTTATCTTAGCAGTACATACGAAATCTCAAGATATAAAAG gccCTGGAATAtcgtcgtgttttttttttggtgacCGCACTGAAGATGATTGTGGTCTCTCGGAAGTCCTAATTACAAAAGTACCACAAGACTGCACGTCTGTAATTTACACTGCGCTTTATGTGGCTTTAAATTACACTATTACTGACCCCATGGGGATCAGCAAtgaattta aagtTTTAGACAGCATGTTGGAAAGTGGTAAGCCTGTATTTACACTCTACGGTCACGATAATCAATCACAATGGTCTGAAGTGCTTGCTTGTGAATCATCTAATGGAGGAGTAAACTCGTTAGATGAAATGAAAAGCTTAAAGgatttttttgataaacatcCAAAGATCGAAGGTGTTATACTTACTAATTTACAGTATGAT ACTTCTACTTCTTCAGAATTTCCGGGATATACTGAAAATCTTAAAACATACATTGAAgtgatgaaaaaaaagtttCCAAAACTTGTAGTTGGCTTCCATCTAATTGGAGCTTTTTTAATAGATGAGTTTATCAACCCTTCAGGATTAAAAT GGTTGGATATTACCGTAATAGACGCAGCTGTAGATTTTTACGCTGTATCTCTGGAGTTCTTTAATCCATGTACTGCTGACTTTAGAAATACCGGAATAACTCCAATGAATGgatcaaatacaatatatacattg GAAAATTTAAGAGATGCCTTACAGAATTTATCTTTTccaaaagaaaaaacatattttaagtttagaacAGGCCCAGTATCACCTGATGATTCAAAAACTGTTTGTGATGTGACTACTGCAATG atGTGTGTAGATCCAAATGTAGCATGTGATTGGTGTGCAGATACTCTATTGTCATATAATGAAAaa GGTCAATATTCGAAAGATAACGGAGAAGGATTTATGGTACGTTATATTGATATGGATGATCCTGATAATTGTTGTAACTGTGAAAAGCCATACCCTGCGTTTCATGCTATGCTAGATGGTTTTAAGGGCGTTTCAACAAAACCAtgtgaattattaaatagacattaa